The proteins below are encoded in one region of Methanofollis sp.:
- a CDS encoding dCTP deaminase, translating into MILSSAEIRSRLGADDTRTRLVITPFGDASLQPASYDLRAGADISLPPGKCTLVPSMEHVEIPADVAATLRCRSSYARRGLLLGGGFVDPGFRGQLTLCLTNMGEDPVQLAAGDRVVQMILHDVGDGAGTYSGRYQDSTGVVRAR; encoded by the coding sequence ATGATCCTCTCTTCCGCTGAGATCCGGTCCCGCCTCGGAGCAGACGATACGAGGACGCGGCTTGTCATCACCCCCTTTGGCGACGCCTCCCTCCAGCCCGCCTCCTACGACCTGCGGGCCGGCGCCGACATCTCCCTCCCTCCCGGAAAGTGCACCCTCGTCCCGAGCATGGAACACGTGGAGATCCCGGCGGACGTCGCCGCCACCCTCAGGTGCCGGTCAAGTTACGCGCGCCGCGGCCTCCTCCTCGGCGGCGGCTTCGTCGACCCCGGCTTCCGGGGCCAGCTCACCCTCTGCCTCACGAACATGGGCGAGGACCCCGTCCAGCTTGCAGCCGGCGACCGCGTCGTCCAGATGATCCTCCACGACGTCGGCGACGGCGCAGGCACCTACAGCGGGCGGTATCAGGACAGCACCGGGGTGGTCAGGGCACGATGA